The segment TTGGCCTTGATGGCCTCCAGCTCCGTCATCAGCGTCTCGTCGATGGCGAGCCGACCGGCGGTGTCGATGAGCACCACGTCGCACTTCTGCTCGCGCGCGGCCGCGTAGCCCCGCTTCGCCAGTTCCGGGGGCTGCACTCCGGGCTCGTGGTAGACGGGGACCTTCAGCCGTTCACCCAGCACCTTGAGCTGATCCACGGCGGCAGGACGGTAGATGTCCGCCGCGACGAGCAGCGGCTTGCGCCCTTCCTGGAGGAGCCGGCTGGCGAGCTTGCCCGTCGTCGTCGTCTTACCGGAGCCCTGGAGGCCCACCATCATGATGCCGGACAGCTGACCCTTGGGCTTCAGGTGGAGGCTGGTGTCCACCGGACCCATCAGGGCCTGCAGCTCGTCGTGGCAGATCTTGACGAAGTGGTCCATCGCGCTGACGCGGCGCTTCTGGCCCCCGGCGTCCGTGACGGTGGTCTGCACCACCTCGCCCACGGCCTTCTCGCGAACGCGGGCGACGAACTTCTTCACCACGTCGAAGGCGACGTCCGCCTCCAACAGGGAGACGCGGATGTCTCGCAGCGACTCGTCCACCAGGTCGGGGGTGAGTTCGCTCTTGCCGGCGAGGCGGTTCTTGGCGGCCCGGAAGCCCTTGGTGACGGTCTCAAGCATGGGGGGCGCTTTATAACAGGGCCTCGCCGGATGCGACGCCCACGGAAGCCCCGGCCGTCCAGCAGTGGAGGAATCGGGGGGCTTCCCCCTGCTCCCCGGGCCCCCAGGAGTGCCTCCAGGGCCCCGCGTTCCCTGCGCCAGGGCGAGGAAGGCCCTCCGCGGCGGTCCCACCGGGCTGTTCCCCCTGGCTTCCCCCTGGCCGCGTCCCCGGGACGGCCTTTCCAGCGGGCCCCGGACCCGTGTCGGGCCCAGGCGGACGGGGCTCCAGCCTGTTTGGCTCCAGCAAGTGGTTCGACCATTCCCGGGGCCCGGCAGGCCCTCCCGTCCACGGTCCCGGGATGCGGCGCCAGCCTGACGCGCCCGGTCCGCGCGGGACGTCAGCGCCGTGGCGTCCTCGCCGGCTTCGCCCGGCAAGATGTCGGGTCGCGAACCGCCCGTCCCGCGCAGGTCCGCATCGCGGCTTGCTCAATGCATCAATATGTCTCTGGAATACAGATGCAGCCTGATTGCATGACAGAAATCGGCGTCAGGCTTGCTCCGGGCAGCCAGGTAAACCCGTGTTCCATGGCTCATCATTGCTGCTGCAAGCCGTCATCAATTATCCAGGGATGATACGTCTGCCGCGTCTTGCGTTTATTGCCGCTCCTGATGAAAATGCCGGTCGCGTCGGCTCCTGCACCTTGGCTGCCTGGGCGCGTGGAGTTTTCCCCCCCCCCGTGGGATGCGCTCTCCCGGTGTGGAGGTCGGGGCCGCGTCCGGGGAGAGGCCTGGAGTCCAACGTGCTGTCCCCCGTTCGTCGTCCCCTCCCTCCGGAAACGCCTGTCTCCGTGTCGCATCCGTCGGTGGGCCATGCCGTCCCCGATGCCTTGGACGGCGTCCTCGAAACGGATCCCGCGCGCGTCTATGCGGTGATGGATGGGCCCACGCGTGCGCGCTACCGGGAGGTCTGTGTGGCGCTTGCGGGCTCCTCGGCGCGGACCCCGGAAGAGGTCGCCCGCGAGGCGGTGAACCAGGCAAGCGCGAGCCAGGAGCATGTCGGGATGTTCCTGCTGGGCCAGGGACTGCCCCGGCTCGAAGCGGCGCTTGGCTACCGGCGTTCGTGGGCATCGCGGCTCGGACGGGGGCTTCAGCGCCGCGCGGCGAACCTCTACGTGGGGGGGCTCATCGGCTCCTCGGTGCTCGCGCTCGTGGCGTTGGAGCGCTTCCTCGCGGCGCAGGGCCTGCCGGTGTCGCAGCGGTTGGGATTGCTGGCGCTGCTGGTGCTGCCGGTCGTCGAGCTGATTCAGGAACTGGTCGACCGGCTGTTGGCCGCCTCCGTGCGCCGCCCTCCAGTGTTGCCGAAGCTGGACCCTGAGCAGGTGTTCCGCGCAGAAACGCGCACCCTGGTGATCACGCCGCTGCTGGTGGCGAGCGGAGAGGACATCGACGCCCAGTACCAGCGGATGGAAAACCACTTCCTGGGCAATGACTCGCCAGCGCTGTCATTCGCGCTGTTGACCGACTTCCCCGACGCGGACGCGAAGGAGCTGCCAGGCGAGCACGAGCTGCTGGCGCGGTTGGATGCGGGCGTGCGCGAGCTGAACGCCCGCCATGGCTTCCAGGAGGCGCCCCGCTTCCACTGGCTGCACCGTGAGCGACGCTGGAACCCCGTGTCGCGGCGCTGGATGGGCTGGGAGCGCAAGCGCGGCAAGCTGGAGGAGTTCAACCGGCTGGTGCTGGGGGCTCGCGACACGAGCTACGTGGGCGAGGTGCCCGACGTCGTCCGCTCGGTGCGCTACGCCATCACCCTGGACGCGGACACGCAACTGCTCCCCGGCAGTGCCGCCCGGCTGGTCGCGACGCTGCACCATCCGCTCAACCGCGCCCGCTTCGACGCGGCGGGCCTCCGGGTCGTGTCCGGGTACTCGATGCTCCAGCCCGCGCTGGGAGAGGCCCCCACGCGCATGTCCTGGCGCGCGTCAGGCGGCTGGCCGGTGTCGCTCGTGCGGGAGCTCAAGCAGGCGCCGCCCAACATGGGCCAGAGCCTGTTCGGCGTGGGCGAGTTCGTGGGCAAGGGCATCTACGACGTGGCCGCGTTCCACCGCGCGCTCGACGGGCGCATCCCGGAGAACGCCGTCCTGAGCCACGACAAGCTGGAGGGGATGTTCTCGCGGGTCGCGTTCGCCCAGGACATCACCGTGCTGGAGGGCCGGTCGCCGGACCTCGCCGGCACCGCGCGCATCTGGCACCGCTGGGTTCGGGGCGACTATCAGCTCATGCCGTGGATCCTCCCCTGGGTGCCGGGCCGGGACGGGCGCTTCACGCCCACGCCGCTCACCGCGTTGGATCGCTGGAAGCTGCTGAGCGACCTGCGCGCGCCCCTGAGCTTTCCCTCCGCGCTGGCCGTGATCACCTACGGCTGGGTGATGAGCCCCGGAGGGACCCCTCCCTCGTTCTGGGCGCTGGCGACGCTCCTGTGGCTGTGCCGGCACATGCTGTTGCTCGGCGTGGGCGCCATGGTGCGCGATGCGTTTCGCACGTCCTCTCTGACGGAGGCCCTGCACTTCGTGCGGCGGAGGACCGGTCACCTCCTCATGGGCACCCTGATGACGGTGGCGACCGTGCTGCCCTTCACCACCATCGTGCTCGACGCCATCGTCCGGGCGCTCTACCGCATGGGCGTGGACCGCTCGCGCATCCTCGACTGGACGACGCATTCGCAGGCGACCCGCCAGGTGCGGGCGCTCTCGTCGTTCAGGCTTCCGGAGGTGTGGGGCTCGACGGTGCTCACGCTGCTCATTGGCGGAGCGCTGTGGCGGGCGAACCCCGCCGCGCTGCCGTGGGCCGCGCCGCTGCTGCTCGGCTGGATTCCCCTGGCGGCCTTCGCGCGCACGGCCCGCGCTCCTCGTGCGCTCCCTTCGCATGCGGCGGACGGCGACCGCGCGCTGGCGAAGCGGGTCTGGGAGCGCTTCGAGGCCTCCGCGAAGCCCGTGGGGGATGACGTCCTCACCCCCACGGACCTGGCGCTGGAGCTGGTGGCTCCCCTGGCGGCCTACCACCTGGGCCTGCTCGACGCCGCCGCGCTGGGCGTCCGGCTGGAGGCCGTGCAGGACCTGGCCGCGAGCCTTGCCCGGAACGGAGAACAGGGAGCCGCGAGCGACGACACCCGCATGCGACAACCCCTGGAGCCGCGAGGCGCGGACACGGCGGAGAATGGGGTGCTGGCCGCGGCGCTGGTGGTGCTGGAGCAGGGCCTGCGTGCCGTGACACGGGGGGCGTCCACCTCCCAGGACGCCGGAGTCATTTCCCGCCTGGAACGGGCCGCTTCCCGCGCGCGGGAGTCACGCGAGGCGATGGACTTCGCCGGGTGCTACGACGCCGAGACTGGACTGCTGAGGACGGGCCCTGGCGCCACGTCGCACGAGACGCTTCTTGCGTCAGGCGGGGGCCTGGCGGGCTTCGTGGGCATCGCCATGCGCCAGCTTCCACTCCAGCACTGGGCCGCGTTGCTGGACGCGGACCGGAAGACGCGCGCCGAAGGGCGGGGGCCGGTGGGCGTCTCCGGGGCGCGGGCGCAGCTGCTGCCCTCGCTGTTCCTTGCCTTTCCCGTGAACACCCTCCTGGCGGACGGTGCGCGCACGGTGCTGGACGCGGCGTGCGCGGCGGAGGCTCCGGTGGAGGTCCAGGCGCTGGCGCTGCGCTTCCGGCCTGAATTGTCCGCGGAGTCGCTGGTGCGCGGGGTGGAAGCGGCGGACCGGCGGGCGCTGGGGGTGACGTTCCTGGCGCTGACGAACCGGCTGTGCGACGACGTCCTGTCGCAACACTTCCACCAGCACCGACAGACGGCGTGGGTGGAGACCCTGGTCTACGAAATGAAGGACGTCTCATGAGCAGCCCGGAAGCGAAGGTCCAGCCCCAGGATCCGGTGCGACGCCAGGGGCGGCTGGCGGCGCTCAAGAACATCCTGCCCGTGCTCCAGATGGTGTGGGAGTCCGGCCCCCGCACGGTGCTGGGGTCGTTGGTGCTGCGCGTGCTGGCGGCGCTGGTGCCGGTGGCGGTGCTCGTCGTGGCGCGGTGGATCGTCGACGACGTGGTGGCCAGCTCCGCGGCCGGTACGGGGATGACCCCGCAACTGTGGCGCTGGGTGGCGATCGAGTTCGGGCTCGCGGTGCTGGGCGCGGTGTTGCTGCGCGGCATCGACTACCTGGGCGTCGTCCTGCGGGAGAACTACACGCGCCACATCAGCCTCAAGCTGATGGAGCAGGCGTCGCGGCTGGACCTGGCCACGTACGAGGATCCGTCCTTCTATGATCGCCTGGAGCGGGCGCGGGTGCAGGCGACGGACCGGCTGGTGATGGTCGCTGCCATCGCGCGCTTCCTGCAACTGGGGTTGACCACGGTGAGCCTCTGCGTGGGCATCCTGGTGTTCTCTCCGTGGATCCTCCTCAACATCGTGGTGTGCCTGGTGCCCGCGGCCATTGGCGAGGCGTACTTCGGTGCGATGGTCTACGCGCTGAACTTCCGGCACACGCCCAAGCGCCGCGAGTTGGACTACCTGCGCCAGTTGGGCGCCAGCAAGGAGAGCGCGAAGGAGCTGAAGATCTTCGGCCTGAGCAGCTTCCTCATGCGCCGCTACGACTCGCTGTCGCGCGAGCTGCTCACCGACGTGGTGGCCCTGTCGGCGAGGGCGCTGAGCGGGCTGTCGGTGCTGTCCGTCGTGGGGACCTTTGGCTACTACGGGGCCTATGCCTTCGTCGTCTACAAGGCCGCGCGGGGCGAGCTGACGGTGGGCGAGCTGACGTTCCTGGCGGGCGCCATCGCGGGCGCGAATCGCAGCCTCCAGGAGCTGTCCGTCACCGGGGCGGGCATCGCGGACCAGGCGCTCTACATCCGCGACATGCTGGCGTTCTTCTCGCTGGCGCCGGGCATCCGCTCGAAGCCGGACGCGCTGCCGGTCCCCCGGCCGATCCGCCGGGGGCTGGAGTTCCGCGACGTCACCTTCACCTACCCGGGGCGGACGCAGCCCACGCTCCAGGGCGTGAGCTTCCACATCGCGCCGGGCGAACGGCTCGCCCTCATCGGGGAGAACGGGCAGGGCAAGACGACGCTCGTGAAGCTGATGATGCGGCTCTACGACCCCACCGGCGGGCAGATCCTCCTGGATGGCGTGGACCTGCGGGACTACGCGTTGGAGGACCTCTGGCACGAGGTCGGGGTCATCTTCCAGGACTTCGCGCGCTACGAAATGACGGCCACGCACAACATCGCGGTGGGGCGCATCGACCGGTCCGAGGACGCCGAGCTCATCGCGCAGGCCGCGCAGAAGAGCCTGGCGAACACGGTCATCGAACAGCTCCCCCTGGGCTACGCCCAGATGCTGGGCCGGCGCTTCGAGGGCGGCGTGGACCTGTCAGGCGGGGAGTGGCAGAAGATCGCGCTCGCGCGGGCCTACCTGCGCGATGCGCAGATGCTGGTGCTGGACGAGCCCACGGCGGCGCTCGACGCGAAGGCGGAGCAGGACGTCTTCAACCGCTTCGGTGAGCTGTCCGCGGGGAAGATGGCGCTGCTCATCTCCCACCGCTTCTCCACGGTGCGCATGGCGGATCGCATCCTCGTGCTGGAGGGCGGCCGCATCGTGGAGGAGGGGCCGCATGACCTGCTCCTCGCCGGGGGTGGCCGCTACGCGACGATGTACGAGACCCAGGCCTCGCGTTACCGCTGAACGGAGCCCCGCGTGGCGCGCGGGGCCCGCGCTCAGGACTCCAGCACGAGGTCCGTGACGCCGTAGAGCCGCTCCGCGCCCAGGCCCCGGGCGCGGGCCTCGGCGAGCAGCCGGTCGGACTCCTTCATGCGCGGTGCGTCCGGGGCGCAGGGCGGGCCGATGATGTGCTCCATCCAGGGCTCCAGGCCCATGGCGTAGTTGTACAGCTTCGAGGCGCCCACCAGCTCCAGGATGCGCAGGCCCTCGCCCGTGTTGCTGCCCCGGCAGCGCCGGTTCTTCTCCAGCTTGCGGTCGCGCTTCTTGGGGAAGAGCGCTTCGAGCGTCCAGGTGTGCGGGGCGCCTTCGATCTCCGTGTTCATGAAGACCGTCTGGATGGGGCCGAGGTTCTGGCGCATGTGCCGGTAGATGGCGTCATCCACGCACATGGAGTCGGCGGCGAAGAGCAGCTGCTGCTTCCCGGTGCGCACCACGTACGAGGACTTCGCGTGGCCGATGTCGCCGTGCTCGCCCAGGAAGGGCACGGAGATGAGCTCACCGTCCGGCAGGGGGACGGACTCATAGGTGTCCAGCTCCAGCACGTTCTGGAAGCCCAGCGAGTGGGCCAGCCGCTTGGGGGAGTAGTCCCCCACCAGGAATCCATTGCAGCGGGGCACCACCAGCTGACCGATGCGGTGGCGCAGCCGCAGCAGCGTGTCGATGGCGAGGTGGTCCGGGTGGCTGTGCGTGATGAGGGCGTAGTCGATGCGCGGCGGCAGTTCGTGGAAGGTGAGCCGCTGCATGCCCCCGCTGGTCGGACGCGCGCTGATGACCGGATCCACGAGGATGGTGATGCCCTTCCACTCCACCAGCGCGCAGGCATGGCCCAGGTAGCGGACGCGCGGCCCCGGGCCCTCCCACGGCGTGTACCGCGACGGCGGCGCTTCGGTGAGCAGGGGCAGCAACTGTTCGTCACGGGTGACGGCGGGGCCCATCACGTCGCGCAGGTGGCCGAGCGGACGGGGGGACAGGTCCGTCTCGAAGAGGCGGCTGATGCGCTCCTCGGAGAAGGGCACCGCCCAGTCAATCTGACCGGGCTCCATCAGGTAGGGCGTCGTGAAGAGGTGGGGACGGCTGGCGTCCGACTCCAGGGGGAGCAGGCGCAGCGATTGGAGCTGGGGCTTGTGGTAGCCGGCGCGGTACAGCGCCCCCTCCATCATCCGGACGAAGGGACGGTTGATGTAGTCGTACGAGAGCTCGACCAGGCCCCGCAGCGGCTCCGGCAGCTTCTCGTAGAGGGGCTCCAGGGACTGGCCCTTCGCCTCCTCCACCAGCCAGCCCTGGAACTCCTCCAGGGCTTCGGCCAGCCGCACCCGGTCCACCTGCGACTCCTGCATCTGTTGCAGCAGGGCCTTCACCTCACCGGCCCGCTCGGGCGCGATGCCGACGAAGGTGCCCCCGCTCAGGGCCGCGTCCTTCGACGCCCGCGCGTGGAACTCCGGGCTCTGCAGGTAGGCCTGGAGCAGCGGCAGCTGGGCCTTGTGCACGTGCAGGCTGGCCGGAACGGGGGCCACGGTCATCCACCAGGCCGTCCAGCCCTGGACGAGCGGGGCAACACAGGTGTGATCTGCCAATCGGTAGAGGGTCTCGGACATGACTGGGTCGGTGGCGGGGCAGGGGGATGGAGGTTCAGGAAAGCAGGTTCAGGCGGGGCTCGCCAGGGCGGGATGGGAGGGCGGTTCAGGAGGCGTCGAGCAGCGCGGCGAGCTGGGCGTAGAGGTCCTCGGCCAGGGTGCGGATGGTCTGCTCCCGGTGGATGTCCCCGCTGTACACCCAGGTGAGCTGCATCGCGGGTCCGGCGCCGTCGCATTCGATCATCAGGTCGTACGAGACGATGCTCGGTTTGCCATCCGGCCGGGGGAAGGCGAAGGACTCGACGCCTTCAGGGCCCTGGGCCTTGCGTGGCGCCTGTCCCAGCGTGGCGCCCCGGTTGTTGAAGAACACCTGCGGTGAGCCGCAGGCCGCCAGCCGCTGACGCACGGCCTCGTCCGGGCCGTAGCGCAGCAGCCCGAAGTCCAGCGCCCGCGCCATCGTCTCGCGCACGATGCGCTTCGCCGTGGCGAAGGCCACCTTCGACGGCTCCGCGCCGCGCTGCTCGAAGCGCATGGGGAACTTGAGCGTGCTGGGCCCCAGCGTGCGCGACAGGTCCACGCCGGGCACCACGCCCGCGCGGCCGTTGTGCTCCACGTCCAGCCGCAGCGGCTGGTCTCCCGACCACCGGGCCCAGGCCCGCGCCAGGCCGAAGAGCAGCAGGTCATTGAGGTACACGTCCTCGTGGGTCCGGACGTAGTCCGCCAGGCGGCCGGCGAGCCCCTCCGGGATGGGCATGAAGAGCCGCCGCGAGTTGAGGTCCGTGTGCGGCCCGGTCCCCAGGTCCACCGGCATCGGCGCGCCCGGACGCAGCCGGGACTCATCGAGCCAGAAGGCGCGGGCCTCCCGCATGGCCTCCGGGGACCGACCGTGGGCCGCCACGGCGAGCATGTACTGACGGTAGGTGGCGCTCACCGCGGGCGGGCGCGGCGGCTGCCCGGTGGCGAGCCGCTCGTAGGTGCCGTGCAGGTCGGCCAGCAGCATGGGCAGCGAGAAGCCGTCGTAGATGCAGTGGTGCATGCAGAGGATGAGCTTGTCCGCGCCGGGGCCACCCAGCCGGCACAGCGCGAGCGCCAGCGCCGGTCCCCGCGTGATGCTCAGGTGGGACTGGAGTCGGCGTCCCACCTCCATCATGGCCTCGCGCTGGGCCTGGGGCGCGCGTCCGGTGAAGTCATGCTCCTCGACGTGCGGTGCTCCAGCGGAGGCGAGCATCCGCGCCGTCCAGCCTTCGGGCTCGTGGTGCAGCCGCAGCCGGAGCACGTCGTGCTGTTCGCCCAGGTGCGCCACGCTGGCGCGGAGCAGCTCCGCGCGCGTCTCTGGAGGCACGTCCCAGACCATGGTGCTGGCCCAGATCTGCGTCTCCATGTCGAACGTCTCCACCAGCCACTGGTGGTGGGGCAGCAGGGGAAGCTGCTCATCGACACGCGGCGTCCGCGGCCCGGTGTCCTGCTCGGCCTGGGATGGCGGCTCCGCGATGCGCACGACGGGGGCCAGCTCCGCCACCGTCTGGTGCTGGAACATCTGGTTCACCTGGAAGGTGAGGCCCGCATGCGCGGCCATGGCCACCAGCCGCACGCACAACAGTGAGTCGCCACCCAGCTCGAAGAAGTTGTCGTGGATGCCCACCTGCTCCAGGCCCAGGACCTGGGCCCACAGCCGCGTGAGCACCTCCTCCGTGGGTGTGCCCGGTGGGGTGTAGGGCTTCCTTCCGCGACGCTCCTCGAGCGTGGGCGCCGGCAGGGCCGCGCGGTCCACCTTGCCGCTGGAGGTGAGGGGGAGCGCCGGGAGCACCACGAAGGCCGCCGGCACCATGTACTCGGGCAGCTTCTCTCCGACGAAGGCGCGCAGGACGCCCGTGTCGGACAGGTCGCCTTCCCTGGGCACCACGTAGGCCACCAGCGTCTTGTCGCCGCCCCGCACCTCACGCAGCGCCACCACGGCCTCGCGCACGGCCGGGTGGGAGGCGAGGACGGATTCAATTTCTCCCAGCTCGATGCGGAAGCCGCGCAGCTTCACCTGGAAGTCGATGCGTCCCAGGTACTCGAGGTTGCCGTCGGCCAGCCATCGCACCTTGTCGCCGGTGCGGTAGAGGCGCTCACCGGGTTCGGAGGCGAAGGGGTGGGGGATGAAGCGCTCGGCGGTGAGCTCCGGACGCCCCAGGTAGCCGCGCGCGAGGCCCGCGCCCCCGATGCACAGCTCTCCCGGCATGCCCACCGGCACCGGCCGCAGCGAGGCGTCCAGCACGTAGGCGCGCACGCCCTGGAAGGGCCGGCCGATGGTGATGCGCCCGGCCTCCACTTCGGCGTCGAGCGTGGCGCAGATGGTGGTCTCCGTGGGGCCGTAGGCGTTGATGAAGCGCCGCCCCGGCTTCCAGCGGGCCACGAGCTCGGAGGTGCACGCCTCACCTGCTGAGGTGAGGGTCTCCAGTGCTTCCAGGCCCTGGGGGTCGAGCTGGGCGAGGACGGAGGGGGTGAGGGTGGCGGCGGTGATGCCCCGCTGCCGGAGCAACTGGTGCAGCGGCGCTCCGGGCATCAGCTCGTCACGCGAGGCGAGGTGCAGCTCTGCGCCCGCGATGAGGGCGGGGACCATCTCCCAGACGGAGGCGTCGAAGCCGATGGAGGCGAACTGGAGGACGCGGCTGCCCGGGCGCAGTCGCATGGCGTCGATGGTGCGCCGTGCGGTGTTGCAGAGGCCGCGGTGGCGCAGGAGGGTGCCCTTGGGGCGTCCGGTGGAGCCCGAGGTGTAGATGGCGTAGGCGAGGTTGTCGGGCAGCACGCGCGTGTCGGGGGCGTGCGTGGGGC is part of the Corallococcus soli genome and harbors:
- a CDS encoding ABC transporter ATP-binding protein, which produces MSSPEAKVQPQDPVRRQGRLAALKNILPVLQMVWESGPRTVLGSLVLRVLAALVPVAVLVVARWIVDDVVASSAAGTGMTPQLWRWVAIEFGLAVLGAVLLRGIDYLGVVLRENYTRHISLKLMEQASRLDLATYEDPSFYDRLERARVQATDRLVMVAAIARFLQLGLTTVSLCVGILVFSPWILLNIVVCLVPAAIGEAYFGAMVYALNFRHTPKRRELDYLRQLGASKESAKELKIFGLSSFLMRRYDSLSRELLTDVVALSARALSGLSVLSVVGTFGYYGAYAFVVYKAARGELTVGELTFLAGAIAGANRSLQELSVTGAGIADQALYIRDMLAFFSLAPGIRSKPDALPVPRPIRRGLEFRDVTFTYPGRTQPTLQGVSFHIAPGERLALIGENGQGKTTLVKLMMRLYDPTGGQILLDGVDLRDYALEDLWHEVGVIFQDFARYEMTATHNIAVGRIDRSEDAELIAQAAQKSLANTVIEQLPLGYAQMLGRRFEGGVDLSGGEWQKIALARAYLRDAQMLVLDEPTAALDAKAEQDVFNRFGELSAGKMALLISHRFSTVRMADRILVLEGGRIVEEGPHDLLLAGGGRYATMYETQASRYR
- a CDS encoding MBL fold metallo-hydrolase; translation: MSETLYRLADHTCVAPLVQGWTAWWMTVAPVPASLHVHKAQLPLLQAYLQSPEFHARASKDAALSGGTFVGIAPERAGEVKALLQQMQESQVDRVRLAEALEEFQGWLVEEAKGQSLEPLYEKLPEPLRGLVELSYDYINRPFVRMMEGALYRAGYHKPQLQSLRLLPLESDASRPHLFTTPYLMEPGQIDWAVPFSEERISRLFETDLSPRPLGHLRDVMGPAVTRDEQLLPLLTEAPPSRYTPWEGPGPRVRYLGHACALVEWKGITILVDPVISARPTSGGMQRLTFHELPPRIDYALITHSHPDHLAIDTLLRLRHRIGQLVVPRCNGFLVGDYSPKRLAHSLGFQNVLELDTYESVPLPDGELISVPFLGEHGDIGHAKSSYVVRTGKQQLLFAADSMCVDDAIYRHMRQNLGPIQTVFMNTEIEGAPHTWTLEALFPKKRDRKLEKNRRCRGSNTGEGLRILELVGASKLYNYAMGLEPWMEHIIGPPCAPDAPRMKESDRLLAEARARGLGAERLYGVTDLVLES